Sequence from the Streptomyces sp. NBC_00358 genome:
CTCGCCGAGGTCGTGCGTTCCGGCTTCGTCGAGGGACACCACCGCGGCAGCCTGGTGGTCCTGGCCGCGGACGGGACGGTCGAGCTGGCGCTCGGCGAGGTGGCCGCGCCGGTCTTCCCCCGCTCGTCGAACAAGCCCATGCAGGCCGCGGGCGTCCTGCGCGCGGGCCTGGACCTGGCGGGAGAGCGCCTCGCCCTCGCCGCCGCGAGCCACTCCGGAGAGGTCTTCCACCGCGACCTCGTCCAGAAGATGCTCGTCGAGCACGGGCTGACCGCCGAGCAGCTCCAGTGCCCGGCGGACCTTCCGCTGGACCCCGTCGAGGCCGAGGCCTACCTCGCCTCCGGTGCCGTCCGCGACCGGGTCACCATGAACTGCTCCGGCAAGCACACGGCGATGCTCGCGGTGTGCCTGCAGCGCGGCTGGCCCACCGAGTCGTACCTCGATCCCGAGCACCCGCTGCAGCGGCTGATCCACTCCGTGGTCGAGGAGAACGCCGGGGAGACCGTCGCCGCGGTCGGCACGGACGGCTGCGGAGCCCCGCTGATGGCCCTCACCCTCACGGGTCTCGCCCGTGCCTTCCGCTCCTTCGTGCTCGCGGCCCCCGGCTCCGCCGAACGCCGCGTCGCCGACGCCATGCGCACGCACCCCGAGTACGTCGCCGGCACCCGACGCCCCGACACCTGGCTGATGCGCGCGGTCCCCGGGGCCCTGTCCAAGATGGGCGCCGAAGCGGTCCAGGCGGTCGCCCTGCCGGACGGGCGTGCCCTCGCCTTCAAGATCGACGACGGCGGGGGCCGCGCGCTGGGTCCGGTGCTGGCCCGAGCCCTGGGCCTGCTGGGCGTGGACGCGCCGGTGGTCGCCAGGATCGGCGCCGCCCCCCTGCTGGGCGGTGGCCGCGAGGTGGGGGAGATCCGGGCAGCGTTCTGACCGGGCCGCCGGCCAGTACCGGCTGCTGGTCCGCCCGAGCGCGGCCGACCCACAGGCCGGTCCAAGGGCCGGACAGGGTCCCGGCCGAAGGGGGCTTCGGGCACCCGGCCGCCGGGGGCGTGCCCCGTCGGGAGACGGTTCCCCGTGAGGAGACGGCACGGGCCCGCGCCGGGCCCGTACTGCCGTGGAGTCTGCCCTCTGCCCCCTCGGCCTGTGGTTGACCGACCACCCCGACTCCGGCACGGGTCTGCACGGGCCTGCACCCGCCTGCCGGCCTTCACCAGTCCGGCATCGGGCCGGCCCGGCCCGATGCCGGACGTGGGGAGGAGGCGGCGCCCGGAAAACCGGGCGACACCTCCCGTGGGGGCCGCCTAGCGTGGTCGTATGAGCCCGCTCGACGCCCTCGACGCCATTCACCCGATCGACGTACGGCCGATCACGCCCCCCGACATCCCGGACTGGCTGCGCGCGTTGAAGACGGGGTTTCTGCAACCGCCGGTCGTCCCGGAGGACGAGGCCGAGGCGCGGGCGTCGGGGATCATCCCGTCGAGGACGCTGGGCGCGTACGACGGCTCCCGCTGCGTGGCGACGTTCAGGTCGTTCCCGCAGGAGCTCACCGCGGTCGGCGGAGCGATCGTCCCCGCCGACGCGATCTCCAACGTCACCGTCTCGCCCACGCACCGCCGCCGGGGCCTTCTCACCCGCATGATGGAGGCCGACCTCGCGGCGGCGCGCAAGCGGGGCGATGTCGTCGCGACACTCATCGCCGCCGAGTACCCGATCTACGGCCGCTACGGCTTCGGCCCGGCCACCAGCACCACCAAGTGGACCATCGACGTGCAGCGCACCGGTCTGGACCCCCGCTGGGCGGGCCCGGCGGACGGCGGTCGTATCGACCTGGTGGACGCCGAGGACGTCCGCAAGGCGGGCCCCGAGCTGCACGAACGGTTCCGGCGCGGCCGGCCCGGCGCCGTGAGCCGGGACGCCCGCTGGTGGCAGGTCAGCACCGGCCTGCTGACGTTCGGCGCCGGTGACCGGAAGGAACCGTTCTACGCCGCGTACCGCTCGGCGGCGGGCGGGATCGAGGGCCTCGTCTCCTACACGGCGGACGACAACTGGGGCGACGCCAACCAGCCCGAGATCACGGCGGACGTGAACTGGCTGCTCGCGGTGACCCCGGCGGCCGAGCGTGCCCTGTGGCACTACCTCTGCTCGATCGACTGGATCACCCGGGTCAGGAGCTGCCGACGCGCCCCCGACGACCTGCTTCCCCAGTTCCTGCCGGACCCGCGTGCCGCCCGGGTCACCACCCAGACGGACTGGCTCTGGGTGCGGATCCTGGATGTCGTACGGGCCATGGAGGCGCGGACGTACGGGGCTGCCGGGACGCTCGTGCTCGACGTGCTCGACGAGAGCGGGCCGGACGGCGGCCGATACCGGCTCCAGGTCGCCCCGGACGGTACGGCGACCTGCGATCCGACCACGGAGGAAGCCCAACTGGTGCTCTCCATAGCCGATTTGGCGATGCTGTGGCTCGGGGACGAGTCCGCGGTACGGCTGGTGGCGCTGGGCCGGGTCCGGGAAGGGCAAGAGGGCGCCGCCTCCATGGCCGACGCCCTGCTGCGGACGGCCGGGCGACCTTGGTGCCCGGACATCTTCTGAACTGCTGCTGACGGTGGGGTTCTCCTGCCGCCTCCTTCCACGCGGGTGCCGACTGCTGATCCGTAGCGATTCAGTTGTGGTTGTGGTGGTGCGGTGGTGCGGGCCGACCGGGCTCCCGGCTCCCCTCCGGAGGGGAGCTCGGTCGGCCGGACTGCCGGACGACAGCGTCCGGTCAGCCGGACTGGGCGAGCAGCATCACGAGGATCACGGCCCCGATGCCGCTGATCGTGGTGTTCCGGGCTTTGAGCCCGACGGACAGGGCGACGAACGCGATGATGCCCATCGGCCCGTACTCCCACTGGATGACTTGCTCGAATCCGATGGCCAGGGCGGCGACGGCGAGGGCGACGAGCGGCATGACGGTCCCTCCTCGGGGACGGGGACGTGGAACCCCGCTGAGGACCGTCCGCCCGGACCACCCGGCGTCCAGGTGGAAACTCGGCGGCCAACCCTCTGGAAGCTTGACCATGTTGTGCAAGTTGGCGACCAACTCACTCTTACGTATCTCCGTGTTGGGGCGACTCATAACCACCTATCCGGCAACTGCCCAAAGATGGCGGGAAGTTGTAGGGTTCTGGTTGTGGAGCCGGAGCATGCCGCCGTCAACGGGCGGAACAGGTCACCACGGCCGCCGAGGTCACACCGCGAGGTGGCCGACGAGCTGCGCAGCCGGATCAGGTCCGGTCAGCTGCGGGCCGGCCAGCGCATGCCGACCCAGGCCAAGCTGGCCGACGAGTTCGGCGTCGAGCGCGGCGCGGTGCGCCAGGCGCTGCGCATCCTGCACTCGGAGCGGCTGCTGTCCAATGTGTCCAAGGGGAGCCCAGCGACGGTGGCGGACCATCCCGAGAGGGCTCTGACCGGGCCGGAAGCCCCGCCGCAGTCCACCATGGTGGCGCTCGCCCCGCGGATCACCGCGGCTTTCGCGGTCCCGCACGTGGAGATCGACGCCCTGTGCCTGACCGCGGTGTCGCTCACCCTCGCCATGGGCGAGCCGTTGCGCGAGATTCACGCGGGGCGCATGGAACCGGCCAGGGTCGACGTCCGGGTGCTGCTGCCCAGCCGGCACATCGACCTCGCGTTTCCCACGCCGGTCGACGACATGGCGGACGACCGTCCGCGGCTCCGCTGGCTCGCCCAGCGCAACGCGCAGGTGCGGGTGCTGCGGCACAACCTGCT
This genomic interval carries:
- a CDS encoding asparaginase, which codes for MPGTPGSSTGTTGSHGGSGVLPVLAEVVRSGFVEGHHRGSLVVLAADGTVELALGEVAAPVFPRSSNKPMQAAGVLRAGLDLAGERLALAAASHSGEVFHRDLVQKMLVEHGLTAEQLQCPADLPLDPVEAEAYLASGAVRDRVTMNCSGKHTAMLAVCLQRGWPTESYLDPEHPLQRLIHSVVEENAGETVAAVGTDGCGAPLMALTLTGLARAFRSFVLAAPGSAERRVADAMRTHPEYVAGTRRPDTWLMRAVPGALSKMGAEAVQAVALPDGRALAFKIDDGGGRALGPVLARALGLLGVDAPVVARIGAAPLLGGGREVGEIRAAF
- a CDS encoding GNAT family N-acetyltransferase, with the protein product MSPLDALDAIHPIDVRPITPPDIPDWLRALKTGFLQPPVVPEDEAEARASGIIPSRTLGAYDGSRCVATFRSFPQELTAVGGAIVPADAISNVTVSPTHRRRGLLTRMMEADLAAARKRGDVVATLIAAEYPIYGRYGFGPATSTTKWTIDVQRTGLDPRWAGPADGGRIDLVDAEDVRKAGPELHERFRRGRPGAVSRDARWWQVSTGLLTFGAGDRKEPFYAAYRSAAGGIEGLVSYTADDNWGDANQPEITADVNWLLAVTPAAERALWHYLCSIDWITRVRSCRRAPDDLLPQFLPDPRAARVTTQTDWLWVRILDVVRAMEARTYGAAGTLVLDVLDESGPDGGRYRLQVAPDGTATCDPTTEEAQLVLSIADLAMLWLGDESAVRLVALGRVREGQEGAASMADALLRTAGRPWCPDIF
- a CDS encoding winged helix-turn-helix domain-containing protein — its product is MVVEPEHAAVNGRNRSPRPPRSHREVADELRSRIRSGQLRAGQRMPTQAKLADEFGVERGAVRQALRILHSERLLSNVSKGSPATVADHPERALTGPEAPPQSTMVALAPRITAAFAVPHVEIDALCLTAVSLTLAMGEPLREIHAGRMEPARVDVRVLLPSRHIDLAFPTPVDDMADDRPRLRWLAQRNAQVRVLRHNLLALRATHGIDVRVSFRALPFTPPVKLYLLNEAEALFAYYTLARRGEEIDHEYLETYDAEGTQSMLFAFGQGAGLRDTTFVEQSHLWFNALWETISSELLITS